One Styela clava chromosome 4, kaStyClav1.hap1.2, whole genome shotgun sequence genomic window, ATACAGCGGCCGTACAAAATGCTTTGCAACTAAATGGAATGCTGTTTGGTGATAGACCTATTAAGTAAGAATAAACTTTTTAAGATGGCTAAAATTTGGTGATTTGATTTTGATATCGTTCGCATTACTAATGGGGACCTCATTTGGAACttttcaaaaaagaatatttaattaaattttgtgtttatgttttgcttttttgtatcaatttggTTTCATAGAGTAGACTCTCGTCTCATAATTGAACTTTTTATATGCAGCCTATATAACCTCATCTGCATGTTATCACTCTTTAAAATGATTGAATATATAGTATAAAATCTTTGGTTTTCAAGACTTAGGTACTGTTAGTGTTGCCCCTTTACAGTACTTGTATACATCATCATCGACCCATAACTGGAAAACTTTGAGCTTCCGATTTCGGACAAATAATTGGCACatgatcaaaaaaatttttttgatgattCTGAGTTATATTTCTGACAGATATTTAACCCCATATTTTTTCTCGTTAACCCTCTTGAGGGCGATATTGCGCACCTAGAGAAGCACTCGTCTAGATGGCTTTATTAAGATAAGTTAATGACTGACTGTGTGGAATTTAATGATGAGTTAtcacattcaaatttttacgCTTTGCTCCAACTTTATTTCTGTGCAGCATAtcttattgatattttttttgcaGGGTCAATCACTCAAATAATGCTATTGTTAAACCACAAGGGAAAACTCAGGAAACGAATGCTAAAGAAATTGAGGAAGCAATGAGAAGAGTGAGAGAAGCACAATCACTCATTTCAAAAGCTCTTGAGCCAGAAGTTAAAGGTGAATAATTTGGCAAATTAAGATagaatttccatatttatctcaGCGAGAAGAGGGAAGTGGATAatacagcttaatcatatggagtaccacagcctctcgttcggttaggTTCATGTGGTTATGTGTTgtgccagttatttgttttctgatgcatggacttaatgaTGGAAGTTAAATAAACCACCCTACAACGTTGTTGAGTCGAGCAATCCACCCTACAACGTCATTGAGTCGAGCAATCCTGCCCCACATGATTATCCCCCAGATGATTTGAACCTGCGATCCCATGCAGGATAATCAGAGATGTGATGCCAAGCGTATGTCGGACCTGCTTTCAACCTGTTATTTTGAAGAAGTATTATAGCATTACTGATTTTGCAACGATTTCATAAAGTTAGGTGCAGTGTAACCAGGTTATGCATGGACTCCACAAATAAATACAAAGTGTTTGTATACGTGTATGTTGGATATTAATTTTTAGAAAAGAAACGTCGATCGAAATCTCGTTCAAGATCGAGATCTCGTCATCGACATAGAAGATCTCGTAGTCGCAGTAGTAGAAGAAGACGTAGTAATTCTCGAAGCAGGAGACGCAGACGGTCACGTTCAAGGTCAGCTGGAAGATCAAGATCCAGACGATCGAGATCCAGATCAAAGTaagttgttttttaattttagacaTACTGATTGAGTGTTATGATGTACTTGCTGTTTAGTTTGCACAAAACTAATTTGATATCTGGTTGATGTATTGCTCTTACCAAACAAACAAAAGTTTGCAATGCGACTGAAAGATAAAAGATAATAAATTTTATCTTACTGGTCTCGGATAACTATTTATTACTGTGGTAATTACGTGCATCTGCTCATATAAgatttgtattttaattttataacagCCCATGGGCCATTGTGTAAGGTAGATATGTTAGTCAATAGCAAATGCTATCTCTAATTAACTACCTTTGAAGTAATTCTGGATTCCCAAATATGAAATCAATCTTGAGTGATGGTATATAAATGGTTAAGATATGGCAAATTAAGCTCAGAATTCTAATGACAGGGTTGGTAAAAGCAATCAATGCTGTATATTGTATTTAAAAGATTATGGTAATGTTCTCAATTTAAGTTTCTAATGATTGAATTGTCTTAATGCCATATTGTATAGTTTTATGGGCACTAAATTTCAGCATAATTGGGAATCTTACTTCATAACAGGAAACGCCATCGCCGATCACGAAGTCGGAGTCGCAAGCGTGACAGAAGTCGTAAGAGAGATCGCTCATCCTCAAAAAAAAGAGATCGCTCCTCGTCAAGAAAAAAGGAAGGTTCCCCATCGAGAAAGAGAGACAAAGATAAATCTAAGTCTCGGTCAAGATCGAAGTCACCAGGAAAAAAGTAAGTTTGAAGAATATAAAAAAGCTTGTCGTGGTGTTTTCAAGAAATTAATGTTGCTAATTACTGCATCAAAGTATCAAAGATTTTAAATAACATTTTGTAGATTAATCCGTCTAACCTGCTTATTATATTGCACTTTACACATAGGAGTAGTCGTCACAAGAAAGATCGTAAGAGAGACAGAGATCGTGACAGAAGCAGAGAAAGTAAGAGGAAACGACGGTCTCGATCTAGAAGTCGATCTAAAGGTGCAGAGAAGAAAGCTGATGAAAAGGAAAAGGTTTGTttcaaaaacattaaaaacattACATTGATACACAAATATATCCGTCTCTACAACAACATGAATGAAAATTATAATTCAGCATGTGACAAAGTGATTAGTGGTGTAAATAGGACAGATCAGTTTATTTCTATGTATCATATCACAATTTCTGTCCCGGCTGATCATCTTATATTGGTTTTGAAATGGTGTTTTTTTCCACCCTGGCTCAAACTTACATACAAGCTGTATGAAATATGCAAAACCAGAAAGATATTGTATCTTCCCACTGTTCAATACCTCTTGTACACAGTCTTGTTCTTACATGGTAAAGAAGTCGAAGGAATTGTATAggtatttgtgttttttatatatattgtgtttttATATTGTCATTTGGAATGTTATCTGTCGTATATTAGAGTTCACTGTATTCCTAATAACTATGTAATAATTGTTGCTTATTGTTTTTTCAGAAGAATGAAGGAAATGACAAGAAAACTGATAATGGTGAGAAAACTACTCCTGTCAAGGCTgacaaagaaaatattgaacAGACTGTTGAAACAAAAACAGCTGTCATCACAAATGGAGAAACTGTTAAAAATGGAGATCCGTGAACAAATATCATTTTACCGATTCAGCTATAGTGATTTTGAATTGGACTCATAATTTAAAATCATAAGTTTGAATTCATAGTTATTTTAGCATTCTAAATTTTCGAATTGTGTTGTAttgcggcttcctccaccgccaagaccatgcatctgaaaacaaaatcactggctaactaaccccatacccgacatggactggtaaatcCTGTCCTGTACATACAACTGTAGTAAATACATAACAGTACAGAATTTCTGGTGGAATGTTAATATGGAAGGTTCTTTATCAGAAAAGTCCGCCAGAGAATGCTAGTTCAACACATTAGAAATAATATCAGAACCTTCCTAAGAATACATTGGGGGTATGGACAAAATGGAATTTCTTAACCTGTCTTCGCAATTGAAGTGTCATTCTGGTGTCTCTCTTATCACCTGAACTAACCATTGTTTCATATTCTAGAAGTGATGGGATTCTGAGGATTATGATTAACACTTTATGCTTGAAACCTTTTCAAGTATGATATTATGTTACTGGTGACTGATTTCAGTTAGAAATTCTGTGTAGCCTTTGGGCTTTCAGAATATAGTGGTAATATCTTCAAACATCTCTAGCTACTCATGATATCCTAATAGTCGATTATGTTAGGAATTTGATGTTCGGAAACATttttctaatgttttgattGAAAGGGCAGTTGTACTAGCATAGAGtactttgtattttgttttagatcACTCTTgtacattactgccttgttagctgCTTTCTTTAACATTGTAAATATACATCAAACTTGGCTTTAGTATTCCAATTCTGTTTGTATGCAACTCTTTCTTGACATGCGTGTTGAAGGGCCCAGCCGAGCACATTTGTATGTCACATTATTTCTGATAAGCCATGCAGCAAGCCGTCTGTCTGTATATATGGCGTCTATCAATAAAAATGCAGGAGGAATGCAATACAGTCAAAGAATCGAGCAAATTGCATTCAATTTACTTTTGAGTTATACATGAAGTAATCGTGGAGAATAGTAGCCTACCTATTGATGAACTCTGCTCCTGGCGGGACAAATTTCGGAAACCCTGATCGAAACCCGAAAAACTTCAGTATTTGTGTAAAGGTAATGTATGACTGGGGGGTGTTATTTAATGCAGCTTTCATTTCGCTATTCACTCTTAAGTAGTCTTAGAATAGATTAGCGATTTACCGTTGTTGGTCTTGTGTGGTGATCTTTCTACTAACTTGTTAAATAAAATGAGGCTGAGCATGTTTACCTTATCTAAATACCGCTCCATATTCCTGATCTCAAAGAGGGCATAAATAAGCACTTTGAAACggacaaatatgaaatatattagaaaaaatatatatgaaatgtgTCTGgaactattttatattttggcTACTACTTTACATTAATGCTTATAATTTAAGAGAAAGGTTATTACCTATATGATAGACAAGAATGTAGACGAAGCACATGTTACTTCTAATCAATTCGAGAAAAACTCGAAAGAACTGCCTTGCATATACGGAGTATAATATGCGCAAATAGCCAATCAAGTAGTGTGCATTGAATATTGACATAACTTCAAtacaaatatacaataaaacAACATTTAAAATCTGaaggtaaatatatatataagtgtcATATTCATTTATGCAACAACATAATGTTCTGAGTTTTCGAAATCGTTGCGCAGATGCAGTccgtttcatttttattacaaGTGGAATGAGGAAACTGATTGCGTGATTTCTCAATCACACTACAAGTTGGAACATaggatattttaaatatatttcacagTTATCATTTTGATCACTAACGATGATATATATTAGACATAAAATTAACAGGAGTAACATGGCTATATTCTCCTAGAGAGTTGGAATATACCATAATAAACCTCTCGCAACATGTATAATGGATGGTGCATGTTTTGGAATATTGAATGGTATCTCTGATATCACACACAtttatctgtatatatatatatacatatatggaCGAGGGTTAGCGGAACATGCATATTGTCGCTTTATGTgaatatgatattaccatcttCACTTATAGTCGACACAAGTTCGTTTTGCGCGTCATAAACAGAATGTCCGTAATAGATAACCAACTAAGCCACATTTTGCATGTGCAGACCCTTGCTTAATTAAACCGCACTTATATGACTACTGTGTAGTTATCAGTGGTTCTGTGACGTTGCCTATTCCATATATACCGTAAAGAATGTGACCACGCAAAATATTGACCCATTTTGAAAACTACTGGACACAAAACTGTCAGTGTTTTTATCCCAAGCTGACATGCTGCTCACCCTAATATCCTGGTCTTTTTTCTCACCGAGAACAACATACACAACACATTTGTAACGGGGTGGGAGTAGTTCGAGTCTTTTTGCTTCTCTTTTTATATCGTCTGTAATCTCCTTCGATACTTCTCCACACGACTCAGGCTCATATGTCACGTTTTTTAGTTTTTCTGCCAAATATTTTTCGATCATCTCTGtgcatttttcttttttaggtTTACTGCTTGGTTCCATCCTGTATGAAGGCTCCATCTCGGCCGTTCGCTCACCCTGTCCGCTTCCATCGCCGCCACCATAAGTTGACATCGACCGATCCAACTGTAAATTGGTTAAATGAATTACAATGCCACTTCAGTTGCGTTAGCTAACAATATTACTTTCATCTATTTTAGATACCCTATCAATTTACCGTTTTCGATCAGGAATTAAGGATAGATTCTTTAAAAATTGCTTTATTAAAAGCTCAATTTAGTAGAGTAGACTTGTTGTACATCATATTTATGCGTATTTATACATTGCTTTGGTTGCAGATAAAAAACGGTAGAATGTAGACTGAAACGTCAATGACGTATGCAAGAACACATCGAAATTACCCAGCAAAAAGTTCTCTTTTCTGACTTCTTATCTTGCACTCTCTGCTTTAGCGCTCGAGTAAATCTTCTCCAAATCACTACATCAGTTAAATTCATTCTTTTTGACTCTGTTATCGACGGAAGAGTCGAAACGGTTGTGCCCGTTTCTGTCGGCGACACAATCGCAGCGCTTCCCCCATTTGCAACTTTGTTTCCAGAATTTACTGGTCCGACCTTGCTGactatgataaaaaaatattttgaaatattgaaatattttttgcagtgcAGATaatacaagtatatatatatatatataaaagtaagcTTTATATGCATATTATGGATATATCACATTACCAACCCCAATTTTAATCTAAGCAGTGTTTGTTTTTTCGTGCCATGCTTTGAACACGGTGTAGTAGATGGGTTCTCTCGTTTAGGCAGGGTCTACGGCTGCGGGGAAAGCACAAGGAAGTAATAGATTCCAGTGGTGACTGCGGAAGATAGTAGTTTTACCCAACCTCGTTTATGAAATTTTGCACTACACATCAAAAACCAATCAAATGTGTTCAACAATGCAATGcgtaaattattattatatggaCGCAAACTTACCAGATGCCACTGCTGCCTTTATCATTTTTTTGAGTTATAAAAAgctatgtaaaatatatttgagaaaacaacatattttatttattactgcATTACGGGATATCTCGTGTGTCATGTTACACTATTAAggcatttgaaaaatatattcattccAACGTCTGATTAAAAACTACATACACGATACAGTGTGATAAAACAAAAGTTTTAATAAACCATTTGGCAGTACAATATACCTGAAGTAGTATATACCTAAAATTTCAGCACAAATCACGTGACTGTTaactcaaataattttaattcattttttttatatttaaaatccGCTTTGGCCTGTGCTGGACATCTAATATATCATTCTATCTACATGGAGACTTCAAGTACAACTGGTAAGAAAAAGATGAAAGGTTTTTCACTGAAAGTCGGATGGTAAACGCTTGGGTTCGTATTTGTACAACCTTATCGTCTTATTAAATCTCAATTATTCAGAGTTATGCAAATATTAACAGTCTAAGCACATAGAATGGAGCGACCATTTATATCAACCTGACACTTCCTTAGATAAAACTATTTTCGACTCCATTTCTTTAGTAGCTTGAGTTATTGAATTTTCAAAGTGCGACAACGCCTGGAACTCCGTGTATACTAACGCAAACCTTTCCTATAAAGCTTTTACACATTGCCGCATTCTATATATTCATGTACGTATATAATGTGTTTTTATTGGCGAATAATAGAATTTTGGTCGAAGTGGGCGAACAATGgttgaatttaaataaatcaaCATTGAACTGTTTGGTTTGACGGCAACAGACGTGACCCAAGACAAACAGGATCTACAATGAAAGTGCTACTATAATGCTACCTCTCAAACATGGACGATATCTATATCTTTCTTTACAACAACGTTCATATACAGGTCATACAAAATGTAATGTAGTACAACTTTCTGCAGGAGTATACCTCAAAAACAAACTAAAACCGCGTGGGGTACGCTATCCAAAATGTTGAACGTCACAGCAATGTATGACTTTctttatattattctatttgccaAACTGTTATCTACAtttctattatatttttcacgGTCATTCAAAcaaactgtttttatttataaaggTGTTTATGGTCCTGTAAAAATCTGTCAATTGGAACCCGGTTCATCTATACATACATATGAAACACTTCTATAATTCAAAATACTTCCAGACtacaatatttttctatttattatcaCTACtataatttgtttgttttagttCAGAATACAAATTCATTTGCGCACTTTCCTCTATAGTGGTTTATCATTGTGATTATCATACggctagaaaaataaaaatattattctgtTTTACAATTGATCTGTGAAGTAGACAAAATAACAGATTAAGTGGTGTTTTGATGTTTTTCTTAACAACACTCGGATACATCAACAATAGTGAAGATATTTTGTCGTTTAGTTAGTAAAATGATCGATAACAACTAGACTGTTAATTGAAGTCATACGCCATTTTAGCGCATATTCATGCTTATAGCGCATTATTACGCTCTCCATAATCCTAAATTAACCGCACTCAATTCCAATAAAACTTCAGAGACTCACTGTTAATAAGCGCACATTGTTGCAACACAGTCGACATAGTCTGTTTGGGTttccaatatgacgtcacacaCTCTGGATATTAGAGTTCCCTACGTATTATTTGGTCGGTTCAGCCGTATTAACccgtttttttttcgtttcaaattttttaaccTAGGTTCGATCAAACCCCTGGGGTTTGGTCGAACTGTTCCAGGGGTTTGACGAAGGTCCCCTGAAACAGTTGCATAGCATGAAATCTTTCTATAACTcagtctactaattatgcaaaaaaattatgGTTCATTTCAGATATACAAACTTACACGTTTAATTAAACAACTCATAAAATATCTTAGTAGCGCTTTTTGATGCTTCCTGCTTATGGGAACGAAATATGTTAGGTTGTTATGAAAAACCTCGAGTTTTGGAATAAATATTTGCGTGAACGACACCTTGTTCATTATATACTTATAAAATGTAATTCAGTTTCACCGACAAGTATGAGATAGAAACTAAGTGTACAtggatgaatataaaaaatgagaGCGTGGTTGAATTTCACAAAGTGATAAATCTGTTGCAAAGAATATTTCATTGCAGGGCTTTTCTTAAAATTATCATCATTTATTCTGAACAACCTCAATATGGCACTGAGACTGCATTGTGACACTTCAATGGATATTTTGAATAATGAGGTAAGCTCCATTTATTTTCGGAATAGAAGAGTTGGTATTGATTTTCGAAACCTATGGTTTGAAACGTGCAATTCATCTTTGAATTATATTGTTGAGAATGTAGTGTCATGCTCTGACACTACTTGAGTGCAATGAAAATTTAAACTTATTGGGGACTTGATccaaatgttatattttttcaGCTGTTGGAAGTATTTTGCTTAGAATCAACAATGTCACGTATAGTCACAATGAATATCAAACAATAGACTCACTTTACTATGCAAACAAGAAAACGCAGCCTAAACGTTGAGCTTGACAGACAGACTTTTcttaaaatattatgaaatcttACGCTTACCAATATCATACTTTAACATTTTCATCAAGTACCGGTACTTATTAAAATTTACTTCTATTGCCGAAATATACACTTCAAATACCTATTCATTCAATTACTCCATGTATTCAGAAACTGAAAATCACGTACCATTTATGAAACTTCCAATACATGATGCCTAAATCACTGATGATCaaattttgacttcaattaatttattatcaCCAATTCTTACACAAAGTCTCACCTTGTAATTGTGACGCTTTTCTCAACAAAGGTGGTTGTCCAGTTCTCGATATTTTTCGTCCAGGGCTTGGAAGAGGCTCAGTTGGACTGGTTACTGCTGGCGCAATTCCAATTAAGCTGGCAGTTGACAAGTTTCTAAAATTGTGTTTGTATTTATCATTGTATACCGATGAGGAACATTAATCCAAATTCCTTAGCATTGTTTTGGGATGGACTCGAAATATAAGAATATGTGTCAATCGAATAAAAGCAAATTTTACGCTTTTCCGGGACgccattttatataaaaaaaaatgtgttttatGCTAATTAAGCATTTTATTTGAAAGAACTAAATTATATCAATGCTGGCCCTGCGTTGATTTGTAAATCTTGGTGCAGTAAGAAGAAATAAGTAAAGCAAAAGCTTCCAAAGTTCAAAcattaatcaaaaat contains:
- the LOC120326066 gene encoding uncharacterized protein LOC120326066; the protein is MEASDTKVLQVTNISPSVTMEQLETLFSFLGPIDEMQVFPKTNTIPVSSKVAFIRFQSSSPVATGQHLSHTVFIDKALICVAYNEGIIPDENVAMQYVAPATSESESGHQIPGNVDPNKVEEIKRTIYVGNLDSKNATAEQLLTFFTTCGEVRFVRMAGDETQPTRFAFVEFADTAAVQNALQLNGMLFGDRPIKVNHSNNAIVKPQGKTQETNAKEIEEAMRRVREAQSLISKALEPEVKEKKRRSKSRSRSRSRHRHRRSRSRSSRRRRSNSRSRRRRRSRSRSAGRSRSRRSRSRSKKRHRRSRSRSRKRDRSRKRDRSSSKKRDRSSSRKKEGSPSRKRDKDKSKSRSRSKSPGKKSSRHKKDRKRDRDRDRSRESKRKRRSRSRSRSKGAEKKADEKEKKNEGNDKKTDNGEKTTPVKADKENIEQTVETKTAVITNGETVKNGDP
- the LOC120326067 gene encoding uncharacterized protein LOC120326067, which encodes MSTSTESVSTTGNGHILTSRLSRISMDITATPFARTRKLNRNLSTASLIGIAPAVTSPTEPLPSPGRKISRTGQPPLLRKASQLQVSKVGPVNSGNKVANGGSAAIVSPTETGTTVSTLPSITESKRMNLTDVVIWRRFTRALKQRVQDKKSEKRTFCWLDRSMSTYGGGDGSGQGERTAEMEPSYRMEPSSKPKKEKCTEMIEKYLAEKLKNVTYEPESCGEVSKEITDDIKREAKRLELLPPRYKCVVYVVLGEKKDQDIRVSSMSAWDKNTDSFVSSSFQNGSIFCVVTFFTVYME